ATTATTATTTCAAACCGGGAAAAGGACGTATCTTATCGGAATACCAGATCGTATACATCAGTAAGGGAAAAGGTTATTTCACCTCAGAATCGACCAAAAGAACAAGTATCTCCAAGGGTCAGGCGATCCTGTTATTTCCTGGACAGTGGCATACCTATTGTCCACTGAAAGAGACCGGATGGAATGAATATTATATTGGTTTTGAAG
This portion of the Dehalobacter sp. genome encodes:
- a CDS encoding AraC family ligand binding domain-containing protein — protein: MRYNDFGIDFKYLLVNARDEKFGLTVNTVGFQPIAPHTLYPSTEHPKNYYFKPGKGRILSEYQIVYISKGKGYFTSESTKRTSISKGQAILLFPGQWHTYCPLKETGWNEYYIGFE